In Longimicrobiaceae bacterium, the DNA window CGGGGATCCGCCTGGGGGAGATGATCGACCAGGACATGGTCGCCGTCCCCGCCTCCGGGAGGCAGCGGATGGTGGTGGTGGGAGCGCCGGGCTACCTGGCGAAGCACCCCGCACCGGTGCACCCGCGAGAGCTCACCTCCCACGCGCGCATCAACTGGCATGCGGGCCCGGGCGCCACGCCGTACCGCTGGGAGTTCACGGAGGACGGCCACGATTTCTCGGTCGCCTTCGACGCCCGCGTGGTGACCAACGACATCGCCCTGATGGTCCGTCTCGCGCGCGCCGGCGTGGGGCTGACGATGGTGATGGAGGAGGTCGTCCGTCCCCTCATCGATCGCGGGGAGCTCGTCCCCGTCCTGGAGGAGTTCTCCACGCCGTTCCCCGGGTTCTACCTCTACTATCCGCAGCGGCGGCAGGCGTCGCAGGCATTGCGCGCGCTCATCGACCATCTCCTCCGCCTGAGGCAAGCCCGGCCGCCACGGTCGTGAGGGACACGCTTTCCAGTCTTTCCGAGTGCAGCATGGCGATACCAACGACGGAGGAGATTGACGATGCAGAAGCGCAGACTTGGTTCGGGGGCCTGGAGGTCTCAGCCCTCGGGCTACGGCTCGATAGGCCTGAGCTCAGCCTACGGCCCCGCGGCCGACGCTGCGCTCACGGGCGAACACAACGGCCGATCGAGACTTTGATCACCGACAGCCCATCGGGACTGGCGCGGTGTGCATATCCACTTTACAATACAAAGAGCTTTGATAAAACGATACACTCAGCAGGCCGAACCGGGTCGCCAGCCGTCCCCGCGATGCAGCCAGACGCCAGCCCGCGCCGCCGGACACGA includes these proteins:
- a CDS encoding LysR family transcriptional regulator: MSDELDGISTFVAVAEARGFRPAGKALGVSGSAVSQSLRRLEERLGVALVQRTTRSVRLTEAGERLYASVRPALDEVRAAVEAVGEMADEPRGTLRLTVSASAESFLRGPTLEGFLAAYPRVNLDIIVGSEPTDIVAGGYDAGIRLGEMIDQDMVAVPASGRQRMVVVGAPGYLAKHPAPVHPRELTSHARINWHAGPGATPYRWEFTEDGHDFSVAFDARVVTNDIALMVRLARAGVGLTMVMEEVVRPLIDRGELVPVLEEFSTPFPGFYLYYPQRRQASQALRALIDHLLRLRQARPPRS